From Antechinus flavipes isolate AdamAnt ecotype Samford, QLD, Australia chromosome 1, AdamAnt_v2, whole genome shotgun sequence:
ttttacagatgagaaaaacagtCATCCTGAGGTTGGTGTGGGGAGGGTGACAGAATTCATGCGCATTGATTTGACCTCTATTTTAGTCATATTTTAGGCAAATGTGTGCTGAACAGCAAgatccaattgttaaatttttagtatgaACACTTATATCTTAAATACTGTTAAATCCTACAAATCAGGAAAAGTCAAGTGGTTTGCCAAGGTCACAAAACTTTAGCTTTATGAGTCCCAGCTCAAGGCAGAGCCAGGTCTCCTGACTGGCAGCATCTTGAATCCTCCTCAACATACTAGGCTACATGGCTCCTTTCTATTCCTTCCCAAGGAATTCTGAGCATCGGCCAAGGAATAAGAAGGTGAAGGACTAAAAGAACCAGACATGTCAactaatgcaaaaatattttttcttggtcctTTTTAGAAGAAAGGCACTTGCAGCTAAGGAAAATGAGATATACTCCTAACACCACTACCTATTGCTACTTACTCCTCTTCTGAAGTCACCCACCCTAGAGCTAAGCCTGAGTAACTCTAACACTATCCCTCTGCCCTGGGTTCCTCCAGCAACACAACTCCCCACACAACTATCAAGTACAATCAACTGCCCCAAATATTCAATAGGAAATCCATTGTGATGAACAGCATCCCAACTCAGTAAAAGAAGCAAAACTTATTCCTCAACTCACCCCCAACCATTGAGGATTACCCCATTTAAGTGTGCTATTCCTCCTAGGGGAAgctgcatttttaaaagaagtcagTGCTTAAGCAAAAGAAAGTTATCTCTTTCAGGCAATCCAATTGGGAGAAATATTCCAGGGCAGGAGGTTCTCCCTTAGACTCCTCAAATTACACCTGTAATATGGCCAACAATTTCATCATGATCCCATGATGATGGTCTCGCCTAAAACTAGGAGACTTCAAGATAATCTGTTTCTTCCCTTCTCGagttctcttttccccttcactGGTTATTATacgaaacaaacatttattgtcatcatatttttatacttaccactgtttcatattcatttttcctttcatactTTATATAGCTGTTTCTCAAAAGCAAGATTTATTTTTCCTGTGGGTCAGTCATCCTGAAATTATGAGGCAAGGGTGACTATATGAATGATAATTTACTTCTTTTAATCATACTTTAGTCAAATGTGTGCTGGACAGCaagaaccaattgttaaatttttagtgtgagcatttataccttgaaaATTGTCAAACcctacaaatcaggatttgatctATTGCATTATTAATTTCTAGTCTGAaggaagtgatagagaaaatttaataatgcagattaatttTCAAAGTAAACAATACTTTTTTGGGGAgacaattattaaacatttgccagcacatgaatgaaaacaataaatGGAAGGTAGTATAGCTTTTATTAGGGCTAGCCTAGGACCTGGCATATAAtaatggcttaataaatgtttattaactgactgctTGGAATCAGAGGGACCAGGAATCCCAGTATCTCTTTAACTTGCAAAGAGTCTTGGATTCCAATGAATCCTCTGACAACGGTGCCCAAAGCTTCCTGACCCATAatgaggttttcttgtcaaaaatactggagtattCTCATTTGTTTGTCCAGTttggaaaccgaggcaaacaggggtgAGTaccacaactagtaagtatctgaggcctggATTCAAAAATttaagtcttccttactccagatcTAGCAGTCTATCCAGTGTACTCCCTACCTGCTTCCAAAGTGTATCATTTATCCATACTCTAATCACTGGACTAATTATTGTGTCactaaaaaaagtcatttaatctcctaCTTATCCATTCCTCTCTCAAGCACTTATTGAAAACCATACATTACAAATGAGTTGCCAATCTTTGGCAGTGGAATTTCTTACACTGAGGAAGCCACAATTATCTAGAAAAATACTCAAGATGACATAGTGCTACAAAGTTTATAAGGATCTTGCTTTATAATTGCCTCAGTGGAACTggtcattattattcccattttacagagcaggaaactgaagcttaggatcacacagctaataagtggcagagTCAATATTGGAATCCAGGGTTCTGTGCATTAACTTCAGTGTTTCTGTGCTTCAGCTGTGGCCacactgaagaagagaagacttccCCAAACAAGATAGGACTTGTATTTCCTATTCTGTTTCAGATcagggtggggaaggaagggaaagacagTCTATTCGTTTCACACTTACATAGTAACCCTTAATAATCTTTAGGAAAGCAATGGCAATGGTTTACTTAATGGAATCATAGAATTCCATGAATctctggaagagaccttagaggtcatgcTCCCCTTTAAAGGTCATACATATTGGGTTTTGAAGCCAGGTCCTGTGTCTTCAGACTCAATAGATTTGTTCTTTCTATCATGCTAGTTCCTTCTTGCTGCCTCTCTCTTTTTACatctgaagaaattgaaatctatAAAAGTTAGGTGATTTTCCTTAGTCACCCAGGTAATAGCATTTGTAATAGCATTTGAACCCAATTcatctgtctccaaatccagtgttctttccccaGCATTGCCCGTAAAACTCCCCTATTCTGTTTATAAAGAACTCCATAGTTTTACAATCTTGCCTTATTATTCCCCCTAAGCACTTGCTAACCCCCTCCTAGGCTGGATACAATGGATGCCATTTAATATTCTTCCAGGTTCCATTTTAAGCCACTTATGGCCACCAAAGAAAGGCCAATTACAAAATCAACATGTGGCCATTTTGGTATAAAAAGTCCCTGCCCCAGGATCTAATTTGCCATTTAAGCCTCTCTAAAGTAATTTTCTCTAGACTAATAAGGGAGCCCTTTTTCCAGAGAACACTGCTTGCCCCCACATCCTCTTTCCTGTTGTGGACTAAAACTGGGTAACCTGTCCTCCTGACCCAACAACCTTCTTGTATCTGGCCAGACAGCTGTCTCTTGGCCATCTCCTCTCTACTCCTCTCATGCCTAGTGACTCCCACTACCTAGTGACCAACCATGATCCCAGGGGACCAAAGTGGAAGCAGGATCTATGCTCACCTCTTCTTCCAGAAAGATCACAGACTCAAGTTATGGAATGAGATACATTTGGGGGACAAGGAAAATTTGTTATGTTTCACCATGTGTATTTATTACAggatttgtttatcttttttgcaGAGagtgaaaaaataagaagaaaagaaaagaaatactcattaattgaaaaaataacattttgcaaattttttaaattattgagtGACTAGATGAAAGTCTTATTTTCACAGCAATAGCACAATCATTCATCCTGGTTTCTGTCTGCATCGGTATTCTTCTCATAACACTATGCATAAAAGAATAATGTTGAAAACCAGAGAAACACCCTGCATAACTCATTTGGCACACACTGTTTTCTTTGGGGGAAATAAAAGTCAGAGAAGCAAAGGAAATCACTGTGACCTAAAATCCCCTTTGCTAATATATTTCCCTGTTCTCTGCTGTATCAGTGGGTAATCCTATtaattaactataaaggaaaaacaaaattggggGACATATAATAGCtaagtaatatatatgtatgcacatatatatgtatatatacactggTGTATAGTTAGTGTGtgcatatagatgtatgtatgtgtatgtgtgtgcatatatatacatgtatatttatatgtatatgcatgtgcatatttATGCTTGTGAGGGCTGCTAGGTGATGACTGGTCCAAAGTTGAACAGCTAAAAAGTGATGAAGGAGAggtcctctgtttctttctcccagAACATTTGCCTGATAGATCATATGTCACCATAACTGATATGTCCATATCAGTTAACTCATTCACCCCCAAAGAGCCACATACCCAGTGAGGTGAGTGAAACCACATGCCCTGGCAGAAAGTATGACAGTTTTGGGAAGCATAGGTTCATAGACTTAAAGGTAAGGATATATTAGGTGTTACCTATAAGTTTAGGAGATTTTAACGCATTATGATACTATACATCTTGGAAAAAACATTTGGAATCTAAGGAAATGGGCTGAAgttgctacctgtgtgacttgaacaaatcacttaacctacctaagcctcagttttccaaCCTGTAAAATTAGGGAGGAAGTGAACTAGATGACTAGAAGTGgactttaaagtcccttccagttctaaatttataatcttaagaaTTCTCCTAGAGGAAGAACAGCATTTGACTAAGGGGAAAGGAAGCATCAGGACTCCTAAGTTTCAGGCAAGATAGAATATACTTCAGCATAGTAGCCTGGTGTCTGCTTTATTTGGGTGTCATCTTACATGTGGGGATTAGCTAACTTGGTTCTGAGGCAGTGGAAGTTGGGCTCTCTATTCTCCCATTCAAAGCTAGATATTGGAAGGACCATGCTCTTCCCTCAAGTCTGAGCAGTTCCTCAGATAATTACACCCCATAGGACCTACCTTGGATAGTCATTTTACCCAAGACCCATAGACCATCCCATTCCCCCTTCTAACCTTCTACCTAGAAGCTAAAATGTTACCCACAGAAGGGCTGAGAGAAAGGCTTGTGATTATGGTTTGTATCCAGGACCCACAGCTGAGAAGAAATAAGCCCTCCCACCCTTCTGCCTTCCCCTTCTTACTTTCTTTAGGGGCATTGGGATCCCAGACCGACCACATCTGAACGAAGAAGAAAGGAGTCCAGCATACGATGAAAGCCAAGACAATAATGAAGGTCATCTTGATGGTGCGGATTTTGGCCTTGGAGATGAGCTTGACGCTGCTGACCCGAGACAGGGCTGCCCCGTGGCTAGCATCTGCCGCACAGGTAACAGAGGAGGCCAGGGGCCCAGTAGCTCGGGGCTCCTGAGCTGTCTTCAGCTTCAAATTCTGCCAGATTTTAAAGCTGATAAGGCCGTAGCAGGCACTGAGCACCAGCACGGGAATGATGTAGACGGTCAGGGTGATCCAAGTGATATATGCCTTGGGTCCCCAGGGCTGGATGAACACGGCCCAGCAGTCGTACACGCCTTCACTCACTTCCCTCAAGGAGAAGATCTGGATCTGGGGCACGCTGACTACCAGACACACTAACCACGTGCAGAGGACTGACAGGTGGTCCGACTGGCGCCGCAGGGAGCGCAGCGGCTGGCAGATGGCCAGGCAGCGGTCCAGAGACATAAGTAGCAGCAGGTAGGTCGAAGCGAACATACCCACGACTTGCAGGTACTTGACGAGGCGGCAGAGGAAGTCGGGCCCGTAAAAGTGAAAGGTGATGTCCCAGAGGAGCTGAGGCAGCACCTGAAACACAGCCACCACTAGATCGGCGATGCTGAGATGTTTCATGAAAAAGAACATGCGGGAGTGCTTGTGGCGGGTGGTGCGCAGAGCCAGCAGGACGCACAGGTTGCCGGTCAGCGCCAAGAACAGGATCACGCTCAGCACAGTCACCTCCACCTTGGCCATGGCCTCGTTGCGTTGGACGGGGATGGAACTGCGGTTCCTGGAGTTGGAGAGCTCCTGACTCCAGTTGGCGCTGCTGTTCAGGGACCCCGGTTCTGCCGCTTCGCTGGAGCTCTCCATGGTGGGCTGGGGTCTTTGCCGGTCTTGCTGCCCGTCCAAAGGCTCACAGCCCGTAGCCCCGGGTTCCGGCCATAGCGCTCAGACCGCTAGAGAGAGACCCAGGAGCCGTGCCTAGACGCACCCCACTGCGCGTCTGTGGAGCTGCGCTCCACACTCGCCTCTGCCTGCCGACCAGCCGGGAAGCGCTCTTTATAGGAGAGACTCGCGGGAGGGGGAGCAGCGCGCGTGGGCCCAGCTGCCCTGCCCCTCCCGCCCCTGCCCGCGCCCCTCCTTCTCCGAGGGGCCAGACAACCAAAAAGGTTTCACACTTGACGGTGCGGGCGTGGGGTTGGCGCTGGGGTCCAGAATATTTTCGCCTCCACCACCCTAGAGAGTAGGGGAAGCCCCGGGAGCTGGGCTCAGCTGCTCTCCAAAGTCCTAACCTGTAAGCAAACAGAAAGGAAGGTAAAAAACCCGGGCGCCCCGCAGTATCATCCCTTCCCACCCACCTTCCAGCCGGCGCCCTGCTTTTGAGTCCCTCAGAATTCTGCGAGAGACTTCCAACGCGCAATCCTCTGCAGGCTGGATCCGGGTCCAAAAGAGCAGACTAGGATCTTTGCCCGCGCTCCCCGGGATTGCCAGCTTCCCACCTCTCCCGGACTAGCTCTGTCTTCTTTGAGAAGACCAATCTAACCCTTTCCTATTCCTCTCCATCCCTCTCCTCCGCTCTGCCTtatcccctaaaaaaaaaaagtgtccacCGTTCCTACCTGCTACTAAGAGAAATTCGCAGGTGCCCCTAAGTTTGCTCCACTAGGAAGTTGCTCTTCCCCGTCTTTTGAAGATCTCCCGGGGTTAGATCCAGTTCTGTGGAAATCTCCAACTTCAGCTTCTCCCTGCGTCCTTCTGCCAGGCTATTCAGCTTCAGGCTGAGtcaggaggaaaagggagaccAAGGGAGATGCGGAATCTCTTGCAGGAGGCAATGGTTACAAGGGTGAAGCACTCGGGACTGGCTTAACCACATGCACTGCCAAGAACTGGGCTCGAGCAGTTTGGTCGCTAAGGGGCGCAAGAGGCTACAGATTGTTAAATCCTCCTCAAATCCAGCTTTCGTCCTAGCATgctaataaacatatttatttcccaggatggcaaaagcaaaaaagatggaatgaacATCGTAAATAGCTCTGATGTTTTCTTCAGTTCTTGGTTTATTTGACTTGTTTGCAAAAGGGAGGACTTTATTTTGATAGAGAAGCCGTTCCTAGAGTACATGCTgaagatctttttaaaatcaaaaactCATCGTCGTTGTCATCAAGGGAATGTACTCAATATGATATTATAATTGAAGtgctgatttaaaaaacaaagagtaCAGtgctgatttaaaaaacaaagagtaCAAAGATGGTTTGGGGAATTAATTCAACCAAAGCCTTGTTTAGGAAAACTCTGTCTACTTTTCAGACTCTCTGTAAATCACTTAGTTTTCTGATCAGATATTCATAAAGTCGAAATTCTTGCTTGATAAGTTCAGCTCACATTTAAATTGCATTTTGCAAACTTCTTTTTTTCACCACAACCCCATGATGTAGTATTTCTCAAacattattgtctctattttacagatgggaaaactaagtcACAGAGGACAGTGAAATGGcttgcctaaaatcacagaaCTAGCATTACAGGGTTCCCATTGATAGTCTACTTTAGCTTAAATGAGGTATTCCTTATTATTTGAGAAGTATTTGATTTGGAAAATCTTCCTTTAGTTAGGCAAAAGCAAGTCCATTTTGCTTGTTTCTGTCTTAATGCTGGTTTGCAAATCCTCTgtggaaaaaatttacatcttgTATGTTgacaagaaaacatgaaaaacagCATCCTTTCCAGCTTCTTTCACCACTCACTTTGGATTTTCTCCCGATAATGTCAATATTGATAAGGATTAAAAATGGTATTAAAAGTGGGGGAGAAGAGAGTCAAACAGAAATGGGGTTCTGTAAAAGTAATAGAAAATACCCTATTCACTGcctattttcctgttttttgttcctattttcactttcccttcttttgaaTGTCTAAGAGATCCCAGTTAGTCAAGGACAGTCATCCCTGAGTTCAAAATAACAGTTTTATACCATTACATCACTTTTGACTGTGACCAGAGTTTGAATAGGACAGGATTTTCAGTGCCTAATATAGTCATTCCTTTTACAGCATtcaatacatgtttgttgaatgaatgagtgtaaggatgaatggatggatggatggatgcataaatgaatgaatcaatccTCCAGGACCTCAGATCCAAGATGttgtttaaaaatacattttaagaagAGACTACATACTTCAGTTAATATATTATtgagctttttcttttccttagagTTGTTTAAGTACGTTAAGCATTCAATAGACAAAACCAACTGCAGTATCACTCTTATTTGTATGGCACTTAAGTAACTTTTACAAATCCCTCCGTGCTCTCTACAACAGttttctcaaccataaaatgagagATATGGAAGGACATTCATCAGTCAGAAGCAAATCCAAAGGAGATGACTAAAATCATGAGGAAACTCAACcatgtcaaattaaaaagtcagaaaaagagaagttGTTTGATATAGTAGAAATAAATGACTGGCTTTCAAATCATGagaactgtagataatataaaa
This genomic window contains:
- the OXTR gene encoding oxytocin receptor is translated as MESSSEAAEPGSLNSSANWSQELSNSRNRSSIPVQRNEAMAKVEVTVLSVILFLALTGNLCVLLALRTTRHKHSRMFFFMKHLSIADLVVAVFQVLPQLLWDITFHFYGPDFLCRLVKYLQVVGMFASTYLLLLMSLDRCLAICQPLRSLRRQSDHLSVLCTWLVCLVVSVPQIQIFSLREVSEGVYDCWAVFIQPWGPKAYITWITLTVYIIPVLVLSACYGLISFKIWQNLKLKTAQEPRATGPLASSVTCAADASHGAALSRVSSVKLISKAKIRTIKMTFIIVLAFIVCWTPFFFVQMWSVWDPNAPKETSLFIIAMLLASLNSCCNPWIYMLFTGHLFHDLVHRFLCCSTSYLKTNPGGETSASKKSNSSTFVLSRKSSSLKSFTQPAGE